Proteins from a single region of Apium graveolens cultivar Ventura chromosome 7, ASM990537v1, whole genome shotgun sequence:
- the LOC141671848 gene encoding LRR receptor-like serine/threonine-protein kinase EFR — MFLRFIILFFLLLLATSNIYVFAFSSNDTDHQALRSFKDSIKDDPLGALDSWNNSIHFCQWNGVTCSSRRQRVTALNLSSQQLGGTLSPHIGNLSFLRMINLPKNNFHGSIPNEIGRLFRLQYLSLYSNSFQGVFPVNLSHCVDVRDIDLGSNNLEGELPSDFSSWYEIDRIDLSTNHFTGSIPPSIRNLSSLSFLSLSQNNLQGRIPFDVSHLAKLVFLALSQNRLSGIVPRQLYNNSILTVVSLTQNELEGTLPSDLGFTLPKLQRFHVGVNRFSGPLPPSIVNVSNLVKFDISENNIIGPIPNNLGSLSNIEWLGLSQNPLGENMQPNDWRFFDSLVNCTHIKYLGLDEISLRGQLPNSIVNLSTAMEELYMYGNHIYGSIPNEIGKLVNMTVLSFSGNLLTGSIPESIGTLSKLGVLRLSGNNISGSIPTSMGNITQLNYLYLDNNLLQGSLPKQLFNISNIEELYLYNNKLSGVIPEEIMFSSHCLDLDLSQNLFSDPFPSNIGLLKQLVRLHVSYNKLRGDIPATLGGCLMLEELYMDGNNFQGKIPSSFKALKNLAFLNLSNNNISGSIPSFFDGFHLIFLDLSYNKLGGQVSKTGLFSNISAFSIIGNLELCGGIQALDLPACPESRKKKAFSLRMILILVLVPSGMLLACLALIFYRRRNSKKLNDFIPVLKDSQYPTFSYQDLVLATNGFSPNNLLGEGRYGSVYKAVLEYMDDIVAVKVLKVEVRGANKSFLAECGTLRNIRHRNLIKIITACSSIDHKGNDFKALVFEFMTNGSLDSWLHPSPPHHQGNERNLTLLQRLNIAIDVALGVDYLHHHSHASIIHSDIKPSNILLDEDFVAHIGDFGLARFSLATSDVNEAQISSTGVRGTLGYVPPEYGICGEISAQGDVYSYGILLLEMFTGKRPTESSILMDNDKDLHDYVRKALPQRVMDIVDPRIILDQEEHGSNINQSHSRAPMEVCLASVFEVGILCSGETPQKRIDISDAITLLHVARDKLLQCSE; from the exons ATGTTTCTCCGGTTCATCATTCTCTTTTTTCTTCTGTTATTAGCAACGTCAAATATTTATGTATTTGCATTTTCAAGCAATGACACTGATCATCAAGCTTTACGCTCTTTTAAGGATTCCATAAAAGATGACCCATTGGGTGCACTAGACTCGTGGAATAATTCCATCCATTTCTGTCAGTGGAATGGCGTTACATGCAGTTCCAGGCGGCAAAGGGTGACAGCACTCAACCTCAGCTCACAACAGCTGGGGGGCACATTATCTCCTCATATTGGAAATCTCTCCTTTCTCCGGATGATTAACCTGCCTAAAAATAACTTTCATGGCTCAATACCAAATGAAATCGGACGACTGTTTCGCCTACAATATCTATCTCTGTACTCCAATTCTTTTCAGGGTGTATTTCCTGTCAATTTAAGTCATTGTGTAGATGTTAGAGACATCGATCTGGGTTCCAACAATCTTGAAGGGGAACTACCTAGTGATTTTTCTTCTTGGTATGAGATTGATAGAATTGATCTTTCAACCAATCATTTTACTGGATCAATTCCACCTTCAATAAGGAATCTATCATCACTTAGTTTTCTTTCTCTAAGTCAGAATAATCTACAAGGAAGGATACCTTTTGATGTTTCTCATCTTGCAAAATTAGTGTTTCTTGCTTTGTCACAAAACAGATTGTCCGGTATAGTTCCACGACAGCTTTACAACAATTCAATCCTTACTGTTGTGAGTCTTACCCAAAATGAGCTGGAAGGAACGCTTCCATCAGATTTGGGTTTCACTCTTCCTAAGCTGCAAAGGTTCCATGTTGGTGTAAACAGATTTTCGGGTCCACTTCCACCATCAATAGTTAATGTGTCCAATTTGGTTAAGTTTGATATCTCAGAAAACAATATTATTGGGCCTATACCAAATAATCTGGGCAGCCTTTCTAATATTGAATGGCTAGGTTTGAGTCAGAATCCACTTGGGGAGAATATGCAGCCCAATGACTGGAGGTTCTTCGATTCTTTGGTTAATTGTACCCATATAAAGTATTTGGGCTTAGATGAGATTAGTTTAAGAGGACAGCTCCCGAATTCAATTGTAAATCTCTCCACCGCAATGGAGGAACTGTATATGTACGGAAACCACATATACGGAAGCATACCCAATGAAATTGGAAAACTTGTGAACATGACAGTACTTTCATTCTCTGGCAACTTGTTAACAGGGAGCATTCCAGAATCAATTGGAACGTTATCAAAGTTGGGCGTACTAAGGTTGAGCGGAAACAACATTTCAGGATCAATTCCAACATCCATGGGCAACATTACTCAACTAAATTATCTCTATTTAGATAACAATCTCCTCCAAGGAAGCCTACCAAAACAATTGTTTAACATCTCAAACATAGAGGAATTGTACCTCTATAACAACAAGCTTAGCGGTGTAATACCTGAGGAAATTATGTTTTCTTCCCATTGTCTAGACCTCGATTTATCCCAGAATCTATTCAGCGACCCATTTCCATCCAACATTGGTCTCTTGAAACAATTAGTCAGACTACATGTTTCCTATAACAAACTAAGAGGAGATATACCTGCTACTCTGGGTGGATGTCTAATGTTGGAGGAGCTATATATGGATGGAAACAATTTTCAAGGTAAAATTCCATCCTCTTTCAAAGCTTTGAAAAATCTTGCATTTTTAAATCTTTCAAACAATAATATCTCTGGGAGTATTCCAAGTTTTTTTGATGGGTTCCATTTGATATTCCTCGACCTGTCCTACAACAAGCTTGGAGGACAAGTTTCAAAAACAGGGCTCTTTTCAAACATTAGTGCTTTTTCAATCATTGGAAATTTGGAGCTTTGTGGAGGTATCCAAGCATTGGATTTGCCTGCTTGTCCTGAAAGCCGTAAGAAAAAAGCATTTTCACTCAGAATGATACTCattctagtacttgtaccttcTGGTATGTTGTTAGCATGTCTTGCTTTGATTTTCTATAGACGTCGAAATTCCAAGAAGTTGAATGACTTCATTCCGGTTTTAAAGGATAGCCAATATCCCACTTTTTCATACCAAGACCTTGTACTCGCTACAAATGGTTTTTCTCCAAACAATTTGCTCGGCGAAGGAAGATATGGTTCTGTTTATAAAGCAGTTCTCGAATATATGGACGATATAGTTGCTGTGAAGGTACTAAAGGTTGAAGTACGTGGAGCCAACAAGAGTTTTTTGGCAGAGTGTGGAACGTTGAGGAACATTCGTCATCGGAATCTTATCAAGATCATCACAGCATGCTCTAGCATTGATCACAAGGGAAATGACTTCAAGGCACTAGTTTTTGAGTTCATGACTAATGGGAGTTTGGACAGCTGGTTGCATCCAAGTCCTCCTCATCATCAAGGAAATGAAAGAAATCTAACTCTACTTCAAAGACTAAATATTGCCATTGATGTTGCGCTAGGAGTCGATTATTTGCATCATCATAGTCATGCAAGTATCATTCATTCTGACATAAAACCAAGTAATATTCTTCTTGATGAGGACTTCGTTGCTCATATTGGTGATTTTGGTTTGGCGAGGTTTTCTCTTGCAACAAGTGATGTCAATGAAGCACAAATAAGTTCAACTGGCGTACGTGGAACACTTGGATACGTTCCACCGG AGTATGGAATATGTGGGGAGATATCTGCTCAAGGAGATGTGTATAGTTATGGAATTCTTCTATTAGAAATGTTTACCGGGAAGCGGCCTACAGAAAGCAGCATATTAATGGACAACGACAAGGATCTTCATGACTATGTGAGGAAGGCACTCCCGCAAAGAGTGATGGACATTGTTGATCCACGGATTATACTAGATCAAGAAGAACATGGCTCGAATATAAATCAATCACATAGCAGGGCTCCCATGGAGGTATGCctggcatcagtatttgaagtgGGGATATTATGTTCCGGAGAGACTCCACAAAAACGTATTGACATTAGTGATGCTATTACATTGTTACATGTGGCAAGAGACAAACTTCTGCAGTGCAGTGAGTAA
- the LOC141671850 gene encoding pentatricopeptide repeat-containing protein At1g31920: MVKTSVLHQPHLLIQHEDHLQSQESISLKLKEQECVSLSKKCSNLKELKQVHCHIVKFGLFCSSLCSSNLLLTCVQSSWCSMDYACSIFNQIDDPGSFQFNMMIRGYVKDMNFDDALFIYHHMLDMDVVPDNFTYPFILKACARLRDVKKGVQIHGHVFKFGYQDDVFIQNSLINFYGKCEELRECCGVFEKMEQRSVASWSAFIAAHARNGLWAECLSIFRNMIKEGCWRPEESILVSVLSACTKLGDYNTGQCTHGNLIRNLSGQNVVVETSLLDMYLKCGYHKKGLYLFNSMVEKNHLTYSVMISGLATNGCSAEALMVFSKMLEEGLEPDDVVYVSVLSACGHAGLVEKGLQLFNRIKNEHTIEPTIQHYGCLVDLLSRAGRLDEALEVIKNMPMEPNDVVWRSLLGACKTFSNIQLGEIAAEKLMQMKPTNASDYLVLSHIYAEAQRWKDVAITRTKIAEIGLTQTPGFSCVEVKKKMYKFVSQDMTWPQCNGVYDMLHQMEWQLKFEGYSADTSQVLLDVDEEEKMERLSRHSQKLAIAFALIHTSEGSPIRIVRNLKMCDDCHTYTKLISRIYERKIVVRDRNFFHHFEDGSCSCRDYW, from the coding sequence ATGGTGAAGACATCTGTGCTTCATCAACCTCATTTGCTTATTCAACATGAAGATCACTTACAGAGCCAAGAATCAATCAGTTTGAAGTTGAAGGAGCAAGAATGTGTATCATTGTCCAAGAAATGCAGTAACTTGAAAGAACTCAAGCAAGTGCATTGTCATATAGTCAAGTTTGGCTTGTTTTGCAGCTCCCTCTGTTCAAGTAATCTTCTTTTAACTTGTGTTCAATCATCTTGGTGTAGTATGGACTATGCATGTTCAATCTTTAATCAAATTGATGATCCGGGTTCTTTCCAATTTAATATGATGATTAGAGGCTATGTTAAAGATATGAACTTTGATGATGCTTTATTTATATATCATCATATGCTTGATATGGATGTTGTGCCAGATAATTTTACATATCCGTTTATTCTCAAGGCATGTGCGCGATTACGTGATGTTAAAAAAGGGGTACAGATTCACGGGCATGTGTTTAAGTTTGGATATCAAGATGATGTGTTTATACAGAATAGTTTGATCAATTTTTATGGAAAATGTGAGGAATTGAGGGAGTGCTGTGGTGTTTTTGAGAAAATGGAGCAAAGAAGTGTTGCTTCTTGGAGTGCTTTTATTGCAGCTCATGCAAGAAATGGCTTGTGGGCTGAGTGTCTTAGTATTTTCAGGAACATGATTAAGGAAGGATGTTGGAGACCCGAGGAGAGTATATTGGTTAGTGTGTTATCTGCTTGTACCAAGTTGGGGGACTATAATACGGGACAATGTACTCATGGAAATTTAATTAGGAATCTGAGTGGACAAAATGTTGTTGTTGAGACGTCGCTACTAGACATGTATCTAAAATGTGGCTATCACAAAAAAGGGTTGTATTTGTTTAATAGTATGGTTGAAAAGAACCATTTGACCTACAGTGTAATGATCTCTGGTCTTGCCACTAATGGATGTAGTGCAGAAGCTCTAATGGTTTTTTCTAAGATGCTTGAAGAAGGTCTGGAACCTGATGACGTTGTCTACGTGAGTGTTTTAAGTGCTTGTGGTCATGCTGGCCTTGTTGAGAAAGGCCTACAGCTTTTTAATAGGATTAAAAATGAGCATACGATAGAACCAACAATTCAACATTATGGGTGCTTGGTTGATCTTCTGAGCCGAGCTGGAAGACTTGATGAAGCTCTCGAGGTAATAAAGAACATGCCTATGGAGCCGAATGATGTTGTATGGCGTAGCCTTCTTGGCGCCTGCAAGACTTTTTCAAATATCCAGTTGGGGGAAATTGCAGCTGAAAAGCTGATGCAAATGAAGCCAACAAATGCTAGTGATTACTTGGTGCTATCACATATATACGCAGAAGCTCAGAGATGGAAAGATGTAGCTATTACTCGCACAAAAATTGCTGAAATTGGATTGACTCAGACGCCTGGATTCAGCTGTGTTGAGGTAAAGAAGAAGATGTACAAATTTGTTTCACAAGACATGACTTGGCCACAATGTAATGGTGTCTATGATATGCTGCACCAGATGGAGTGGCAGTTAAAATTTGAGGGATATTCTGCAGACACGTCTCAAGTGTtgcttgatgtagatgaagaGGAGAAAATGGAGAGATTAAGTAGACATAGTCAGAAGTTAGCAATTGCTTTTGCGTTGATACATACATCAGAAGGATCTCCTATAAGAATAGTAAGAAACTTAAAAATGTGTGACGATTGTCACACATACACCAAGTTAATATCCAGAATTTATGAACGAAAGATTGTAGTTAGAGATAGGAATTTTTTCCACCATTTTGAAGATGGAAGTTGCTCATGCAGAGATTACTGGTAA